Proteins found in one Deltaproteobacteria bacterium genomic segment:
- the elbB gene encoding isoprenoid biosynthesis glyoxalase ElbB, translating into MAKVGVVLAGSGVMDGSEIHEATLALYFLDKAGAEIVCMAPDVDQLDVIDHLKGEPSDETRNVLVEAARIARGDIKDIKEIKASGLDALIFPGGYGAAKNLCNFAVKGADCTVNPDVERLIKEIHEAGKPIGFICISPVIAAKVLHAEVTIGSDKDTAAAIEKMGGKHVVRDVDDIAFDEKNNVVSTPAYMLGPSISKVALGIGRLVDKVLELA; encoded by the coding sequence ATGGCAAAAGTAGGTGTTGTTTTGGCAGGTTCGGGTGTTATGGATGGTAGCGAGATTCATGAAGCTACACTTGCACTGTATTTTCTGGACAAAGCAGGTGCAGAAATTGTTTGTATGGCTCCAGATGTAGATCAGCTGGATGTTATTGATCACTTAAAAGGTGAGCCATCGGATGAGACGAGAAATGTTTTGGTGGAGGCAGCAAGAATAGCAAGAGGGGATATCAAAGATATAAAAGAAATCAAAGCCTCAGGTTTGGATGCTTTAATCTTTCCTGGTGGATATGGTGCTGCAAAAAACCTGTGCAATTTTGCGGTAAAAGGTGCAGATTGCACTGTAAATCCTGATGTAGAAAGATTAATCAAAGAAATACATGAAGCAGGCAAGCCAATAGGATTTATTTGTATTTCCCCTGTTATCGCCGCCAAAGTGTTACATGCAGAAGTGACTATAGGCAGTGACAAGGATACTGCAGCTGCCATTGAGAAGATGGGCGGAAAACATGTGGTAAGAGATGTAGATGATATTGCTTTTGATGAGAAAAACAATGTAGTTTCTACTCCTGCTTATATGTTAGGACCTTCCATTTCTAAGGTTGCTTTGGGAATAGGAAGATTAGTAGACAAGGTGTTAGAGTTGGCTTAA
- a CDS encoding molybdenum cofactor biosynthesis protein MoaE, whose protein sequence is MIEDWIREAKKNHKVGIVLLHNGIVRATSKKGDVVNGLIVKADKKKINDIENEARREKGIFYCKIKINEGKLKVGEDIMQVLVAADFRKNCFPVMEKIIGEVKETISEQEI, encoded by the coding sequence GTGATTGAGGATTGGATAAGGGAGGCAAAAAAGAATCATAAGGTAGGCATAGTTCTTTTGCATAATGGCATAGTAAGAGCAACATCAAAAAAGGGTGATGTTGTAAACGGACTGATAGTAAAGGCAGATAAAAAAAAGATAAATGATATAGAAAACGAAGCAAGGAGAGAAAAGGGCATTTTTTATTGCAAAATAAAAATAAATGAAGGGAAACTAAAAGTAGGCGAAGACATTATGCAGGTGCTTGTAGCTGCAGATTTTAGAAAAAATTGTTTCCCTGTGATGGAAAAGATTATAGGTGAGGTTAAAGAGACAATATCCGAACAAGAGATATGA